Part of the Maridesulfovibrio sp. genome, AGTTCTGGGGTCACTCACACCCGGTGAATCCGTGGAATTGCACGGCCGCTGGAAACAGCATCCAAAATTCGGCCGCCAGTTTGAGGCTGATTTTTATGAGCGGGTCCGTCCGGCAACTGAAGCCGGGGTTATCCGTTTTTTGAAATCATCTTCAATCAAAGGCATCGGTGAAGCAATCGCCACGGATATGGTCAAGACATTCGGTATTGATGTGCTGGATATTCTGGACGATGAACCGGAAAAGCTGCTCAAGATCAAAGGTATTTTCAAGAAGAAGCTGGAAGCGATCAAGGAATCATGGTCATCCCAGCGCGAAATTAAGAATCTTATTCTCTTTCTGCACACCCACGAAGTGCCGCCCACCTATGCGGCTAAAATTTTCAATCTTTACGGCGCTCAGGCTGTTAATAAGATCAGTGAAAACCCTTACGAACTGGCTTATGAAATCCGCGGTATCGGCTTTAAGACTGCTGATGCCATGGCCCTTAAGCTTGGGTTTGCTCCTGATTCTTCGCAGCGTATTGAAGCTGCCATTATTTACTCTTTGTTTTCAGTGAGCGAGCGGGGCGGGCATATGTTCTCGCCTAAGGTCAAGCTTGTTGAAGATGTTGCCAAGATGCTTGGCGGCATTGATTTGGAATTGATCAGCGAAGGTATCAATTCACTGGAAGAACGCAAACGGGTCCGGGTGGAAAATCTGCCGGAACAGGACATTGATGAAGCGGTTTTCCTGATGCATTTTTACCGTTTTGAACGGGAAATATGCAATCGTCTGCACGGTCTTATCAGCCATCCATCTCCGGTAAGCAGGGAGAAAGTGGAGAAGGCTTTGCCCGAAGTTGAATCCGAGCTTGGTTTTGAACTCTCAGATGAACAGCGCGAGGCAGTTTTTGAAGCTTGCGTTAATAAATTTTTCATTATTACCGGGGGACCGGGGACAGGTAAGACCACCATTACCAGAGCCGTGGTCATGACGCTCAAAGAACTGGGGCTGAAGATCAAGCTCGCTGCGCCCACCGGACGCGCGGCCAAACGGCTGTCCGAAGCAACAGGACGGCAGGCCTCAACTATCCATAGAATGTTGCAGTTCACTCCCGAAGACGGCGGTTTTTATTACAACGAAGACCAGAAGCTTAAGGCGGATGTGCTGGTTGTGGATGAAGCTTCCATGCTCGATGCCCAGCTTTGTCTTGCGGTGCTCCGCGCGGTCCCGTTGACTTGTCGCGTAATTTTTGTGGGTGATGTTAACCAGCTTCCGTCTGTTGGACCGGGTAACGTTCTGTCTGATCTGCTGCAAAGCGGACAGGTTCAGAGCGCGGTGCTGAATCATATTTTCCGTCAGGCGCAGGAAAGCTATATTGTCGTCAACGCCCACCGCATTAATGACGGTGACTTTCCCATGCCGCATCCGGCAGAAGCGCCGGAAGCTGACTTCTATTGGATACCGCAGGAGTCTACGCAGAAAGTTCAGGACATGATCGTCCAGACCGTTTGTGAGCGTATCCCTGAGCGTTACGGGCTGGATCCCATGACTGATGTGCAGGTGCTGACTCCCATGCACAAAGGTGATGTAGGAACCCAGAAATTAAACGCGGTGTTGCAGGAAAAGCTTAATCCCGGCAATGGTAAAGGGTTGAAGCGCGGTTTTGTTGAATACCGCGTAGGTGACCGTGTTCTGCAGTTGCGTAACAACTACGAAAAGGAAGTCTTCAACGGCGACCTTGGTAGGGTAATGTATATCAATACCGAGGAAAATGAGCTTACTGCCGAGTTCGACGGTAATATCGTGCATTACGAACTTTCCGAGCTGGATGAATTGACGCTCGCTTATGCGGTCAGCGTTCATAAATCACAGGGCAGTGAATATCCTGCCGTGGTCATGCCTATTGTTTCGCAGCATTACATGCTTTTGCAGCGCAACCTGCTCTATACCGGACTGACCAGAGCCCGCAAGCTGGCTGTGCTTATCGGCAGCAAACGCGCTTTCACCATCGGTTTGAACAACGTTACCGCAGGCAAGAGATATACCAACCTGCGGCATCGTATTAAGCAAATCTTTGACGATAATTTA contains:
- a CDS encoding ATP-dependent RecD-like DNA helicase, translating into MSDTLTGEVRAVVYHNEENGYIVARVVSKDEPSHITVVGVLGSLTPGESVELHGRWKQHPKFGRQFEADFYERVRPATEAGVIRFLKSSSIKGIGEAIATDMVKTFGIDVLDILDDEPEKLLKIKGIFKKKLEAIKESWSSQREIKNLILFLHTHEVPPTYAAKIFNLYGAQAVNKISENPYELAYEIRGIGFKTADAMALKLGFAPDSSQRIEAAIIYSLFSVSERGGHMFSPKVKLVEDVAKMLGGIDLELISEGINSLEERKRVRVENLPEQDIDEAVFLMHFYRFEREICNRLHGLISHPSPVSREKVEKALPEVESELGFELSDEQREAVFEACVNKFFIITGGPGTGKTTITRAVVMTLKELGLKIKLAAPTGRAAKRLSEATGRQASTIHRMLQFTPEDGGFYYNEDQKLKADVLVVDEASMLDAQLCLAVLRAVPLTCRVIFVGDVNQLPSVGPGNVLSDLLQSGQVQSAVLNHIFRQAQESYIVVNAHRINDGDFPMPHPAEAPEADFYWIPQESTQKVQDMIVQTVCERIPERYGLDPMTDVQVLTPMHKGDVGTQKLNAVLQEKLNPGNGKGLKRGFVEYRVGDRVLQLRNNYEKEVFNGDLGRVMYINTEENELTAEFDGNIVHYELSELDELTLAYAVSVHKSQGSEYPAVVMPIVSQHYMLLQRNLLYTGLTRARKLAVLIGSKRAFTIGLNNVTAGKRYTNLRHRIKQIFDDNLL